The DNA segment ACACACTTCTAATATCTCTAGGAACTTCAATTATATAATTACCATTTATGTAATATACAGTACATCCTGCGACTACAGCAGTCCCTATTAAAATGGCAGCAACAACACAACTATTAAGAGAGATAGCAATAATTATTGATATTGTGATTAAATAGAGTTTTTTGTACATGTTAAGAAGTTTTGTGCGCAATTTCTTGGATTTGGTCCATTAGTGTTGAGGACATTACCTGATCACCAAAAGTACCAAATTTGATTGTTACCTTGGTTACTTGGTCTGTTAATCTTTCAATTTTGACATTAAAACTTGTACTATCGATTTTGGTGGCGCCTTCAATATCAGCATTTTGATTTGTTTTATCAAGATCTTTTGATATTAAA comes from the Francisella persica ATCC VR-331 genome and includes:
- a CDS encoding DUF3568 domain-containing protein; protein product: MTFLKKAFATITICISILTLNSCIVTAIAVGDGTVAYIHGNYSMNIEGNYKAVYKAALKAINDNNDFVLISKDLDKTNQNADIEGATKIDSTSFNVKIERLTDQVTKVTIKFGTFGDQVMSSTLMDQIQEIAHKTS